In a single window of the Arthrobacter zhangbolii genome:
- the sigK gene encoding ECF RNA polymerase sigma factor SigK, translating to MTELPSPDAFRAGSPPGVPEPVAATGREDQAAELARLLRRSGEGDEASFAALYDATSAKVYGLTVRVTRSPEIAAEVVQEVYLMAWQQSARFDASRGSVLAWLCTIAHRRAVDRIRQVAREREREQTYEDQRTDTPVDQTWQEVEQSMDTHEVRDGLDTLSPLQREAVSLAYYQGRTYRQVAQYLDIPLGTAKARIRDGLKSLRSALGGER from the coding sequence ATGACTGAGCTGCCCTCCCCTGATGCTTTTCGCGCCGGTTCGCCGCCCGGCGTTCCGGAGCCCGTCGCCGCGACCGGCCGGGAGGATCAGGCTGCCGAGCTGGCCCGCCTGCTGCGCCGCAGCGGTGAAGGGGATGAGGCGAGCTTCGCCGCCCTGTATGACGCCACCTCGGCGAAGGTTTACGGCCTCACCGTGCGGGTGACGCGGTCGCCGGAGATTGCCGCCGAAGTTGTCCAGGAGGTCTATCTGATGGCCTGGCAGCAGTCGGCGCGGTTCGATGCGTCCAGGGGTTCGGTGCTGGCGTGGCTGTGCACCATCGCCCACCGGCGGGCCGTGGACCGGATCCGCCAGGTGGCCAGGGAACGTGAGCGGGAACAGACGTACGAGGACCAGCGGACAGACACACCGGTTGACCAGACCTGGCAGGAAGTGGAACAGAGCATGGACACCCATGAGGTCCGCGACGGGCTGGATACCCTCAGCCCCCTCCAACGGGAGGCAGTTTCGCTGGCCTACTATCAGGGCCGGACGTACCGCCAGGTGGCCCAATACCTGGATATTCCCCTCGGGACGGCCAAGGCCCGCATCCGGGACGGCCTGAAAAGTCTCCGCTCAGCACTGGGAGGTGAACGGTGA
- a CDS encoding class F sortase produces MKESPNGRRAGLLTCAAAALLLFTGCSTASAPEAGAPTSASATASSAAPSAPAPTAATPSPGTAAPAETPAAAPPASLSIPSTGTESALLHLGLREDGSLEVPPEPPGSPASWFTGSPAPGDQGPAVLLGHVNATGGGPGVFADLRALKPGDRINIAREDGSTAVFAVDKGEQYGKTDFPTLEVYGNTEQPELRLITCDGFDAASGEFEDNYVVYATLIP; encoded by the coding sequence ATGAAGGAATCCCCGAACGGCCGCCGTGCAGGTCTGCTGACCTGCGCGGCGGCCGCGCTCCTCCTGTTCACCGGGTGCAGCACCGCGTCCGCGCCGGAGGCCGGAGCCCCGACGAGCGCGTCAGCGACCGCATCCTCCGCCGCGCCGTCAGCCCCCGCGCCCACAGCGGCCACTCCGTCGCCGGGGACCGCTGCACCGGCTGAAACGCCGGCCGCCGCGCCGCCTGCCTCCCTGTCCATCCCGTCCACCGGAACGGAATCCGCGCTCCTTCACCTGGGGTTGCGCGAGGACGGTTCCCTGGAAGTGCCGCCCGAACCGCCCGGCTCACCGGCCAGCTGGTTCACCGGCTCGCCGGCTCCCGGCGACCAGGGTCCGGCGGTACTGCTGGGCCACGTCAATGCCACCGGCGGGGGACCGGGCGTGTTTGCGGACCTGCGGGCCCTGAAACCCGGGGACCGGATCAACATTGCACGCGAGGACGGCTCCACGGCGGTATTTGCCGTGGACAAGGGGGAGCAGTACGGAAAAACGGACTTTCCCACCCTTGAGGTTTACGGAAACACCGAGCAGCCCGAACTGCGCCTGATAACGTGTGACGGTTTTGATGCCGCCAGCGGGGAATTCGAGGATAACTACGTTGTGTATGCCACGCTGATCCCGTAA
- a CDS encoding zinc ribbon domain-containing protein: MKNCTSCGAELQSHWKFCTNCQAPQPAQSGGSAAAETTQPDRDAIRSEQPTQRFEQAPGQSAAGGQPGQRAESTATSTSVFDPPVMAPAAKSADATGTSGSGFAAPGTPAGPGGTGGTGGTGNNGPGGMGNNGPSGPQGPGGTNTPPSAPKGPRKRSRKVIILVSVLVVLLAVGIGAFFYVQNLIRGGASSPQGAADQLMESIETKDMIGLATLVPLEEREPIQRIQEHLADKMEEFKLEEALTKVGRDEELSEDEFSFDGVTISMEGVEPEIKEIDESTALIRYASGEVKVDIDPAATTGTLRTIFDSLEEEEKVNETIELGELGPDGSPLTLVATERDGRWYVSPMYSVAEMVNASESYDRGSVPEASTGSNSPAEAAKAMVEAVPSVISEGSLSPLAGTLSIHEGSLLYLYQDMFDDAMSGMNGEEISVSDVRFTEGEKDGNRATAVVDNIRLENDYGDEITLTSECIKGESDSDSFCLNGSGYTVEPSAQMFGGLQNLSVTTLEENGKWRVSLGHTLADAVIDWTDSLTREQALALLSLAHSEDASGDIAVDDSTDVTFNSAGFAVLNLRVDEEMSLAAEDEYDFGDMTVYSKDGKEEITTLGYGDEIPEGDYKLVVFAGPEWDEERAEDGGDIDYSKELTLVEDSGTSFSDSYLDPGKDYFYGLLSLSGEAMTHTLKGIEDDGELMFEVSGSVLPIGTPGTVVVTMDGEEHELKLVAGEPATVTIPYPGDGEEHEVTVELFPGEGATTAFLSYNGELSAN, translated from the coding sequence TTGAAGAACTGCACGTCCTGCGGCGCTGAACTACAGTCGCACTGGAAATTCTGTACCAACTGCCAGGCGCCGCAGCCGGCACAGAGCGGCGGCAGTGCGGCCGCCGAAACCACTCAGCCGGACCGCGACGCCATCCGCAGCGAGCAGCCCACGCAGCGCTTTGAGCAGGCACCCGGCCAGAGCGCCGCAGGCGGGCAGCCGGGGCAGCGGGCAGAGAGCACCGCAACGTCCACATCGGTTTTTGATCCGCCCGTTATGGCGCCGGCCGCCAAGTCCGCCGACGCGACGGGTACCAGCGGTTCCGGCTTCGCCGCGCCCGGCACCCCCGCCGGTCCCGGCGGCACGGGCGGCACGGGCGGCACGGGCAACAACGGTCCCGGCGGCATGGGCAACAACGGCCCATCCGGTCCGCAGGGCCCCGGCGGAACGAACACGCCGCCCTCCGCCCCGAAGGGACCCAGGAAACGGTCCCGCAAGGTCATCATCCTCGTCTCCGTCCTCGTTGTCCTGCTGGCAGTGGGGATCGGGGCCTTCTTCTACGTCCAGAACCTGATCCGCGGCGGAGCCAGCTCCCCGCAGGGTGCTGCAGACCAGCTGATGGAGTCCATTGAAACCAAGGACATGATCGGTCTTGCCACGCTGGTCCCGCTGGAAGAGCGCGAACCCATCCAGCGGATCCAGGAGCACCTGGCGGACAAGATGGAGGAGTTCAAGCTCGAGGAAGCCCTGACGAAGGTGGGACGCGATGAAGAGCTCAGCGAGGACGAGTTCTCCTTCGACGGCGTCACCATTTCCATGGAAGGCGTCGAACCCGAAATTAAGGAAATCGACGAGAGCACCGCGCTGATCAGGTACGCCAGCGGCGAGGTCAAGGTCGACATCGATCCGGCGGCAACCACCGGAACGCTGCGCACCATCTTCGATTCCCTGGAAGAGGAAGAAAAGGTCAACGAGACCATCGAACTGGGCGAACTGGGCCCGGACGGATCCCCGCTGACCCTGGTCGCCACCGAACGAGACGGCCGCTGGTACGTCAGCCCCATGTACAGCGTTGCCGAAATGGTCAACGCCAGCGAAAGCTATGACCGCGGCAGCGTCCCGGAGGCCTCCACCGGCAGCAACAGCCCGGCCGAAGCAGCCAAGGCCATGGTCGAAGCCGTGCCCTCCGTGATCTCCGAGGGAAGCCTCAGCCCGCTTGCCGGCACGCTCTCCATTCATGAAGGCAGCCTGCTCTACCTCTACCAGGACATGTTCGACGACGCGATGTCGGGCATGAACGGCGAAGAGATCAGCGTCAGCGACGTCCGTTTCACGGAAGGCGAGAAGGACGGCAACCGTGCCACCGCCGTCGTCGACAACATCAGGCTGGAAAATGACTACGGCGACGAAATCACCCTGACCAGCGAGTGCATCAAGGGTGAAAGCGATTCGGACAGCTTCTGCCTCAACGGGTCCGGTTACACGGTTGAACCGTCAGCCCAGATGTTCGGCGGCCTGCAGAATCTGTCGGTGACCACGCTGGAGGAAAACGGCAAGTGGCGGGTCAGCCTGGGCCACACCCTGGCCGACGCGGTTATTGACTGGACCGATTCCCTCACCCGCGAGCAGGCACTCGCGCTGCTCTCCCTGGCGCACAGTGAAGATGCCTCCGGCGACATTGCCGTGGATGACTCCACTGACGTGACCTTCAATTCCGCCGGCTTTGCGGTACTGAACCTCCGTGTTGACGAGGAAATGAGCCTGGCCGCCGAAGACGAGTACGACTTCGGTGACATGACCGTCTACTCCAAGGACGGCAAAGAGGAAATCACCACTCTCGGCTACGGCGACGAGATCCCTGAAGGGGACTACAAGCTCGTGGTGTTCGCCGGCCCGGAATGGGATGAGGAACGCGCTGAAGACGGCGGCGACATTGACTACTCCAAGGAACTGACGCTGGTGGAGGATTCGGGTACCTCCTTCTCGGACTCCTACCTGGACCCGGGCAAGGATTACTTCTACGGCCTGCTGTCCCTGAGCGGGGAGGCCATGACCCACACGCTGAAGGGCATTGAGGACGACGGCGAGCTGATGTTCGAGGTGTCAGGTTCGGTGCTGCCCATCGGTACGCCCGGCACAGTGGTAGTGACCATGGACGGTGAGGAACACGAACTGAAGCTCGTGGCCGGCGAGCCGGCCACCGTAACCATCCCGTACCCCGGTGACGGTGAGGAACACGAGGTCACGGTAGAGCTGTTCCCCGGTGAGGGAGCCACCACCGCGTTCCTCAGCTACAACGGCGAGCTGAGCGCAAACTAA
- a CDS encoding zinc ribbon domain-containing protein — MKFCPECGKQQEPGGRFCPECGFAMGTDASAAPSGAHAPATASPAASPAAAPERQPEFAAAGHPGQGMSQQHQDQHLGQGQPYSGTPAPGNSPYGQAQAPAQPAQKRPSAFAGVPVSDYVRDGIAVLLLFFSLFMTWTFGSGSYYGAESTAGTRLDVLLITLLSIFSVGVSYLWRAGVFGPKIGYRQVQDIKALANLPYLILVVVYLVMSMAAAGSFDSSLSILDAAPAFGLAGAIMAAQPRRGEIAPGTVDAPRNRRWVFVTMGIAGLAAVTVLAQIIIRIVEVAGRGDDPIYQSLGLGNPWIPTLLLSLVGLVSVAVLALVALNVFRGSDTWRFTGVCIGVGALFLGLISLMGAYGVSLDYYAGSPSFSLIFWMAFGAAVSAPSVARLTQHTQAAPADRRTALKPAILLTLILTSALAALSLFSMVWTLVEDYDGAATWAISFVFALVMVAGAVMLPKVAARDQRSAYVMGSAYAAILFVLGLVLMIIRIVRNDGSANEVGTGSTATIIMVLTWVMPFVILAVLWLDKAAREHFRTLAPTGGVGAGFTFDAAPQQQAPGHNAPVQHVPGQPVQQTPVQHAPVQPAPASASQAAPAASAAGQGAGVEAPAAGSPVAGTGSTADESVQPAAAGTAPEAESAAEAGTAADPDAALIAGAADPATALARLQELATHPRARVAVAGNPSTYPDLLNWLGQLGDPAVDEALRRRQ, encoded by the coding sequence ATGAAATTCTGTCCCGAATGCGGCAAACAACAGGAACCCGGAGGCCGGTTCTGTCCGGAGTGCGGGTTCGCGATGGGCACTGATGCCTCTGCCGCGCCGTCAGGGGCGCACGCTCCCGCCACGGCATCACCGGCTGCGTCACCGGCAGCGGCACCGGAACGGCAGCCCGAGTTCGCAGCAGCCGGCCACCCCGGCCAGGGCATGAGCCAGCAGCACCAGGACCAGCACCTGGGCCAGGGGCAGCCGTACTCCGGGACCCCCGCCCCCGGTAATTCCCCCTACGGCCAGGCGCAGGCTCCGGCTCAGCCGGCCCAGAAGCGTCCCTCAGCCTTCGCCGGCGTTCCGGTCAGCGACTACGTGAGGGACGGTATTGCCGTCCTGCTGCTGTTCTTCTCCCTCTTTATGACCTGGACCTTTGGCTCCGGAAGCTACTACGGGGCCGAGTCGACGGCGGGCACCCGCCTGGACGTCCTGCTGATTACCCTGCTGAGCATCTTCTCGGTGGGCGTGAGCTACCTCTGGCGCGCCGGGGTCTTTGGCCCCAAGATCGGCTACCGGCAGGTCCAGGACATCAAGGCACTGGCCAACCTGCCCTACCTCATCCTCGTGGTGGTGTATCTGGTGATGAGCATGGCGGCAGCGGGTTCCTTCGACTCGAGCCTGAGCATCCTCGATGCCGCTCCGGCCTTCGGGCTGGCAGGCGCCATCATGGCGGCACAGCCCCGCCGCGGCGAAATTGCCCCCGGCACCGTGGACGCACCCCGGAACCGGCGCTGGGTCTTCGTCACCATGGGAATCGCCGGCCTTGCCGCAGTGACGGTCCTGGCACAGATCATCATCCGCATTGTGGAGGTTGCCGGCCGCGGCGACGATCCCATCTACCAGTCCCTGGGACTGGGCAACCCCTGGATCCCCACCCTGCTGCTGTCCCTCGTTGGCCTGGTCTCCGTAGCCGTCCTGGCCCTAGTGGCACTGAACGTCTTCCGCGGATCCGACACCTGGCGGTTCACCGGAGTCTGCATCGGCGTCGGCGCCTTGTTCCTCGGCCTGATCTCCCTGATGGGCGCCTACGGAGTATCCCTGGACTACTACGCCGGCTCGCCGTCCTTCTCGCTGATCTTCTGGATGGCCTTCGGCGCTGCCGTTTCGGCGCCGTCGGTCGCACGCCTGACCCAGCACACCCAGGCAGCTCCGGCGGACCGGCGCACCGCGCTGAAGCCGGCGATCCTGCTCACCCTCATCCTGACGTCCGCACTGGCCGCCCTGTCCCTGTTCTCCATGGTCTGGACGCTCGTTGAAGATTACGACGGCGCCGCCACCTGGGCCATCTCCTTCGTCTTCGCGCTGGTTATGGTTGCCGGCGCCGTCATGCTGCCCAAGGTAGCTGCCCGCGACCAGCGTTCCGCCTACGTGATGGGCAGTGCCTACGCAGCCATCCTGTTTGTGCTCGGACTCGTCCTGATGATCATCCGGATTGTCCGCAACGACGGCTCGGCAAATGAAGTGGGCACCGGCAGCACGGCCACCATCATCATGGTGCTCACCTGGGTCATGCCGTTTGTGATCCTGGCTGTCCTCTGGCTGGACAAGGCGGCCCGGGAACACTTCAGGACACTGGCACCGACCGGCGGCGTTGGCGCCGGCTTCACGTTCGACGCCGCTCCGCAGCAGCAGGCGCCGGGTCACAACGCACCGGTCCAGCACGTGCCGGGTCAGCCGGTTCAGCAGACTCCGGTCCAGCACGCACCGGTTCAGCCGGCCCCGGCCTCGGCCAGCCAGGCAGCTCCGGCCGCCTCGGCCGCAGGACAGGGTGCTGGCGTGGAAGCCCCGGCTGCCGGATCCCCGGTTGCCGGCACCGGCAGCACCGCTGACGAGAGTGTTCAGCCCGCCGCAGCAGGAACGGCTCCGGAAGCCGAAAGCGCTGCCGAAGCCGGAACGGCTGCGGACCCGGATGCCGCACTGATCGCCGGGGCCGCTGATCCGGCCACGGCTCTGGCCCGGCTGCAGGAACTGGCCACCCACCCGCGGGCACGGGTGGCCGTTGCCGGCAACCCGTCCACCTACCCGGATCTGCTCAACTGGCTGGGCCAGCTGGGGGATCCGGCAGTGGACGAGGCACTGCGGCGCCGGCAGTAA
- a CDS encoding SGNH/GDSL hydrolase family protein, giving the protein MKRLAAGVLAAVVILTACTATPAAGPSGPAGETTASGLSPSAAAPVSPSAPVPSAPVPSASEPEPSRPTGWLAAVTGDTGRLAILGDSFASGEGAGSYRPAGDARRDSCHRSTYAVASELFPPDSIANLACSRATTGHLTAPQTLAFREPTQPGAGPGSVPPQLQQLQGFDPTLVILSVGGNNLDFAGILQACLLDTRPCTENPALRADAAVQLAALQPDLEAAYSALASAVAAPVLVLPYPQLFDAPDGGCGRLSVEEQGFARELVGELNTVIRAAVNNVPQANVYFVEAAQDALDGHGACSEEPYLHAANVSGLLQAADSPTANQELLHPTRQGYRAMTDAIVEWAAAYPVTAG; this is encoded by the coding sequence ATGAAACGGCTGGCGGCGGGTGTCCTGGCAGCGGTGGTAATCCTCACCGCCTGCACGGCGACGCCTGCCGCCGGCCCCTCCGGCCCGGCCGGAGAAACAACAGCATCGGGGCTGTCACCGTCGGCGGCAGCCCCGGTGTCGCCGTCGGCACCCGTACCGTCGGCACCCGTACCTTCAGCATCGGAGCCTGAACCCTCCCGTCCCACCGGCTGGCTGGCCGCCGTCACCGGCGACACCGGGCGCCTGGCCATCCTGGGGGATTCCTTCGCCTCCGGCGAGGGCGCCGGCAGCTACCGGCCCGCCGGCGACGCTCGCCGGGATTCCTGCCACCGCAGCACCTACGCCGTGGCCTCCGAGCTCTTTCCCCCGGACAGTATTGCCAACCTGGCCTGTTCCCGGGCGACCACCGGGCATCTCACCGCCCCGCAGACGCTGGCGTTCCGTGAGCCCACACAGCCCGGCGCCGGGCCCGGGTCCGTTCCGCCCCAGCTGCAGCAGCTGCAGGGCTTCGACCCCACGCTGGTGATCCTTTCCGTGGGCGGCAACAACCTGGATTTCGCCGGTATTCTGCAGGCCTGCCTGCTGGATACCAGGCCCTGCACCGAAAACCCCGCCCTGCGCGCGGATGCCGCTGTGCAGCTCGCGGCGCTGCAGCCGGACCTTGAAGCGGCCTATTCAGCACTGGCCAGCGCCGTTGCCGCACCCGTCCTGGTGCTTCCCTATCCCCAGCTTTTTGATGCGCCCGACGGCGGCTGCGGGCGCCTCAGCGTCGAGGAACAGGGGTTCGCCCGAGAGCTGGTGGGAGAACTGAACACCGTGATCCGTGCGGCGGTAAACAATGTCCCGCAGGCAAACGTGTATTTCGTAGAGGCGGCGCAGGACGCCCTGGACGGCCACGGTGCCTGCAGCGAGGAACCCTACCTGCATGCCGCCAATGTCTCCGGCCTGCTGCAGGCCGCCGATTCGCCCACCGCCAACCAGGAACTGCTGCACCCCACCCGGCAGGGATACCGGGCCATGACCGATGCCATCGTCGAATGGGCTGCGGCGTACCCCGTCACAGCCGGATAA
- a CDS encoding MFS transporter — translation MSTNQTPAVDAETRTRMAKKAGFASFAGTTVEWYDFYAYGTASALVFGQIFFPAEDAAVGTLAAFATFWVGFLARPLGGVVFGHFGDKFGRKKALVTTLLMMGICTTAVGLLPTYGQIGMWAAVILVFLRLIQGIAMGGEWGGAVVLAAEHAPKGKGIIYGAFAQQGSPMGNLLSTLVWLAVAQLPDEQFLSWGWRIPFLLSAVLVGIGLFIRLSIEESPAMKEMMVTKTVAKTPFTEVLRHSKGIVVLGIGACIIAVSATYFKGTFALAWAVDSGLFDRSTFLTIVTIALVVQFCVQPFGALIASKMDLRKAVLLLLVPELVFMPLMFIMIGTGNYLLAVVGMAVATIPHSMYYAALAGILAKSFPPNIRYTGISLSYQLSSTLFAGTAPMMGQYLLNVSGSILAVVALALVHVGLTIGCVLGLLARSRNMGDGYASSDSFSTQDELPDAAGQDARKAATQA, via the coding sequence GTGAGCACTAATCAAACCCCAGCGGTTGACGCGGAAACGCGCACCCGGATGGCAAAGAAGGCCGGTTTCGCCTCCTTCGCCGGAACCACCGTCGAGTGGTACGACTTTTACGCCTACGGCACCGCCTCGGCCCTGGTCTTCGGGCAGATCTTCTTCCCGGCCGAGGACGCCGCCGTGGGCACGCTTGCCGCCTTCGCGACCTTCTGGGTCGGGTTCCTGGCCCGCCCGCTGGGCGGCGTGGTGTTCGGCCACTTCGGTGACAAGTTCGGCCGCAAGAAGGCGCTGGTCACCACCCTGCTGATGATGGGCATCTGCACCACCGCCGTCGGGCTGCTGCCCACGTACGGACAGATCGGCATGTGGGCCGCCGTGATCCTGGTGTTCCTGCGCCTCATCCAAGGCATCGCGATGGGCGGCGAGTGGGGCGGCGCCGTCGTCCTGGCCGCTGAACACGCACCCAAGGGCAAGGGCATCATCTACGGCGCCTTCGCCCAGCAGGGCTCCCCCATGGGCAACCTGCTCTCCACCCTGGTCTGGCTCGCCGTGGCACAGCTGCCGGACGAACAGTTCCTCTCCTGGGGCTGGCGCATTCCGTTCCTGCTCTCCGCCGTCCTGGTGGGCATTGGCCTGTTCATCCGGCTGAGCATCGAGGAATCCCCGGCCATGAAGGAAATGATGGTCACCAAGACCGTCGCCAAGACCCCGTTCACCGAGGTGCTGCGCCATTCCAAGGGCATTGTGGTCCTGGGTATCGGCGCCTGCATCATCGCCGTCTCCGCCACCTACTTCAAGGGGACCTTCGCTCTGGCCTGGGCCGTGGACAGCGGGCTGTTTGACCGCTCCACCTTCCTGACCATTGTGACCATTGCCTTGGTGGTGCAGTTCTGCGTGCAGCCCTTCGGCGCGCTCATCGCCTCGAAGATGGACCTGCGCAAGGCCGTCCTGCTGCTGCTGGTGCCGGAACTGGTCTTTATGCCGCTGATGTTCATCATGATCGGGACCGGGAACTACCTGCTGGCCGTGGTGGGCATGGCGGTGGCCACCATCCCGCACTCCATGTACTACGCCGCGCTGGCCGGGATCCTGGCCAAATCCTTCCCGCCGAATATCCGCTACACCGGCATTTCCCTGAGCTACCAGCTCAGTTCCACCCTGTTTGCCGGGACGGCGCCCATGATGGGCCAGTACCTGCTCAACGTCAGCGGCTCCATCCTGGCGGTGGTCGCCCTGGCCCTGGTGCACGTGGGCCTGACCATCGGCTGTGTGCTGGGCCTGCTGGCGCGGTCCAGGAACATGGGCGACGGGTACGCCAGCTCGGACAGCTTCAGCACCCAGGACGAACTGCCGGACGCTGCCGGGCAGGACGCCCGCAAGGCCGCAACGCAGGCATAG
- a CDS encoding LysR family transcriptional regulator has protein sequence MELRHLIGFVATAEELHFGRAAARLHTAQPALSQQIRHLEKELGVQLFHRNTRSVTLSDAGAALLGPARQVLADVEVAKRAAVLGNSEIVGRVVVGFAGASSRAALPKLARAVRAEQPGIELVLQGQTYAGAALAEVTAGTLDIGFARLPVRDSALSTRVYEYERLVAALPSDHPLAGRESISAADLAEEPFVTFPGTRGSTVRDALIQVAMNAGFTPRIMQEAPDSYTILGLVAAGVGVTITVSSVQHINTPGLVYRNLDDDIPEMAAVLAWRKDNASAAVQAVLKIAEEVLPTPIPEESRLPSGIQ, from the coding sequence ATGGAACTTCGGCATTTGATCGGCTTTGTGGCAACGGCGGAGGAACTGCATTTTGGCCGGGCCGCCGCGCGCCTGCACACGGCCCAGCCGGCGCTGAGCCAGCAGATCCGGCATCTGGAAAAGGAACTCGGGGTCCAGCTCTTCCACCGCAACACCCGGTCCGTGACGCTGAGTGACGCCGGTGCGGCACTGCTGGGCCCGGCCCGGCAGGTGCTCGCCGACGTCGAAGTGGCCAAACGCGCAGCGGTGCTGGGCAACTCGGAAATCGTGGGCCGGGTGGTGGTGGGTTTCGCCGGTGCCAGCAGCCGTGCTGCACTGCCCAAACTGGCCCGGGCCGTACGCGCCGAACAACCCGGCATCGAGCTGGTCCTGCAGGGCCAGACCTACGCCGGCGCGGCCCTGGCTGAAGTCACGGCAGGCACCCTGGACATCGGCTTTGCCCGGCTGCCGGTGCGTGATTCGGCCTTGAGCACCCGGGTGTACGAATACGAGCGGCTGGTCGCTGCCCTGCCGAGCGACCACCCCCTCGCCGGCCGCGAGAGCATCAGTGCGGCGGACCTGGCCGAGGAACCCTTCGTGACGTTCCCGGGGACCCGCGGCTCCACCGTCCGGGATGCCCTGATCCAGGTGGCCATGAATGCCGGCTTCACGCCGCGCATCATGCAGGAGGCTCCGGATTCCTACACGATCCTGGGCCTGGTGGCCGCGGGCGTTGGCGTAACAATTACGGTTTCTTCGGTCCAGCACATCAATACCCCGGGACTGGTTTATCGGAATCTTGATGACGATATTCCGGAGATGGCGGCCGTCCTGGCCTGGCGGAAGGACAATGCTTCCGCAGCGGTTCAGGCGGTGCTGAAGATTGCCGAAGAAGTCCTTCCCACCCCGATTCCTGAGGAAAGCCGGCTTCCCTCAGGAATTCAGTAA
- a CDS encoding CoA transferase subunit A, producing the protein MIQKQYSLQDAVAEFVKDGDTVALEGFTHLIPFAAGHEIIRQGRTGLTLVRMTPDIVADQLVGAGAVDKMIFAFTGNSSVGSLYAIRRAVEAGGPGSLALEEYSHYGLLARYQAGAAGIPFMPVRSYAGSSLPEVNPNLRKVASPFDPGVETYVVPALNPDVAIIHAQRADRHGNIQSWGILGPQQEAAFASKRTIALVEEIVPDEVIRSDPNRTAVPGFAVDAVVEVPYGAHPSFVQGYYDRDNTFYRSWSAISKNPERLEAWLQEWVHDTGDHAGYVAKLGPDFFAPLTPEPHLSTPVNYGSVR; encoded by the coding sequence ATGATCCAAAAGCAGTATTCCCTTCAGGATGCCGTTGCCGAATTCGTCAAAGACGGGGACACGGTGGCGCTGGAGGGATTCACGCACCTGATTCCCTTTGCCGCCGGGCATGAAATCATCCGGCAGGGCCGGACCGGACTGACCCTGGTGCGCATGACACCCGACATTGTGGCGGACCAGCTGGTAGGCGCCGGCGCCGTGGACAAAATGATCTTCGCCTTCACCGGCAACTCGTCGGTGGGCTCCCTCTACGCCATCCGCCGTGCCGTGGAGGCAGGCGGTCCCGGCTCACTCGCGCTGGAGGAATACAGCCACTACGGACTCCTGGCCCGCTACCAGGCCGGCGCTGCGGGGATCCCGTTTATGCCGGTTCGCTCCTACGCCGGCAGCAGCCTGCCGGAGGTGAACCCCAATCTGCGCAAGGTTGCCTCACCCTTTGACCCCGGGGTGGAGACCTACGTGGTTCCGGCACTGAATCCCGACGTTGCCATCATTCACGCCCAGCGTGCGGACCGGCACGGCAACATCCAGAGCTGGGGCATTCTCGGACCGCAGCAGGAAGCGGCGTTCGCCTCCAAACGCACCATTGCCCTGGTGGAGGAGATAGTGCCTGACGAGGTGATCCGCTCGGATCCGAACCGCACCGCCGTCCCGGGGTTCGCCGTCGACGCCGTGGTGGAGGTGCCCTACGGTGCCCACCCCTCCTTTGTCCAGGGCTACTATGACCGCGACAACACGTTCTACCGCTCCTGGTCGGCCATCAGCAAGAACCCTGAACGCCTTGAGGCCTGGCTGCAGGAATGGGTCCACGACACCGGAGACCACGCCGGCTACGTCGCCAAACTCGGCCCGGACTTCTTTGCTCCGCTGACCCCCGAACCGCACCTGTCCACCCCGGTAAATTACGGAAGCGTCCGATGA
- a CDS encoding CoA-transferase subunit beta, with the protein MTPFTALPNNTAAADDAAAPAYTSSELLAAVSCRYLQGTRRVFAGIGLPTLAVALAQKSTSPDIEQVYESGVCGAHPPRLPETIADASLATGAEAILTMPVLFGYVLQGGWIDVGFLGAAQIDRFGSLNSSVIGDWESPDVRLPGSGGAAEVMANSAEVFVVMRRHNPTSFVRELDFCTSPSPRIAREKDPLVPAQGRGVTTVISDLGVLKADETGELCLATVHEGVSAGQVIEATGWPLKVLPGLSVTPAPTAQELDLLRNEIDPGRVYLR; encoded by the coding sequence ATGACTCCCTTCACCGCCCTCCCGAACAACACCGCCGCCGCAGACGACGCGGCGGCACCCGCATACACTTCCAGCGAACTGCTGGCAGCGGTCAGCTGCCGTTACCTGCAGGGCACCCGCCGGGTCTTTGCCGGCATCGGACTGCCCACCCTCGCCGTGGCCCTGGCCCAGAAGTCCACCAGCCCGGACATTGAGCAGGTCTATGAATCCGGCGTCTGCGGCGCCCATCCGCCCCGGCTGCCCGAGACCATTGCCGATGCCTCGCTGGCCACCGGTGCCGAGGCCATCCTCACCATGCCCGTGCTGTTCGGCTACGTGCTCCAGGGCGGCTGGATTGACGTGGGGTTCCTGGGGGCGGCGCAGATTGACCGGTTCGGCAGCCTGAACTCCAGCGTCATCGGAGACTGGGAGTCTCCGGACGTCCGGTTGCCCGGTTCCGGCGGCGCGGCCGAAGTGATGGCCAACTCCGCCGAGGTTTTTGTGGTGATGCGCCGGCACAACCCCACCTCCTTTGTCCGCGAGCTGGATTTCTGCACCAGCCCCTCACCCCGGATTGCCCGGGAAAAGGACCCGCTGGTTCCCGCCCAGGGCCGCGGGGTGACCACCGTCATCAGCGATCTTGGCGTGCTTAAGGCGGATGAAACCGGGGAACTGTGCCTGGCCACGGTGCACGAGGGTGTCAGCGCGGGACAGGTGATCGAGGCCACCGGCTGGCCGCTGAAGGTGCTGCCCGGCTTGTCCGTCACCCCCGCGCCCACCGCGCAGGAACTGGACCTGCTGCGCAACGAGATCGATCCCGGCCGCGTGTACCTGCGCTGA